In Tachysurus vachellii isolate PV-2020 chromosome 12, HZAU_Pvac_v1, whole genome shotgun sequence, the DNA window ATGCAATTATTGAACATGCAAAAATGCAGTATTGTTTCCCAAAGCATGAACAATTTTTCTGCTTaaagaatgtactgtatatatgcaggCAACAGCAATATTACTGGAGTAAACTATTACTACTTTTTCTACACTACAACATTTTCTAGACTTATAGTACAACTCAGTAAATACAGCCatatcagaaaatatttttatttaatttataacagAAAGAATGAATTTTAATTCCTCATTTGAAATTCTGTAAACACAATATGatgaaaaaacaagaaagatttATTCATGGTTTGTTTAgtagactatttttttttctgtcacgcCAATTCATTAAATACAAACGCATGTGTAGGCTTTAAATGCACAAATGTGTTCTCGATGTAAGGGAATTGAGTTGTAAGGAATTGAAAAGAAAACTTGTCTAAAGCACATTATACTGAAAATGCAGAATGTCTTCAGCCACTCAGTGACATTGGTTTGAAAGAGTTGTGAGTTTCTCTCATCTCAATCATCTGTGAATAGGAACAATGTTGCACCTGTTgacaggggaaaaaagaacttttaaaaaactttattgtattttaatctttatgtAATAACTATTTTCCTTGCcacattttatactttatttataccATATCTCTTACGCAATTGTTTGTAAATGAGCACTGTTggtatgaaatataaaaagagGAGCCATTACCCCAGTAGGCCTCTCCCAGACCAGCGCTGTGGAGTTAAGCTGAGACGAACTTTCTGTCCGTTCCGAATCACAGAGACGCTGACGGATTTCTGTCGAGGTATAATAAGAAGGCATGAGATACAGCTTCATTAGCATGTGGCCTGCACAGatataaaacacaacatgttGGCATCAGTTGGACAATTTTACGTACCCCCTCACTGTGCTGCACCACAGTTGCAATGTTCTGCAGGTTGTGGAAGGTGCTCGGGTTCACTGAACCAAACTCAACAACCTCATCACCAACGCACAGACCCtaaaaaacagcagcagcaaaataataataatgttttatgtatatagcATGTTTTCACAGCTCAAAGAAGCTAAGAGCTGTGGAAACAACAAGCTAAGAGACATTAATAATCAACAATAAACAATCCAGAGAATAAAACAGATCCTTACAGGCAGACAAGGTCAAAAACCAAGCGTGAAATGGAGACTAAGACATACAAAAGagcaataaaattaaaagaaaagtactgaagaaataaatgtgatgtaaataagtaatggaaataaataaaaggaatgaAACACCACAAATGCATTTAGCCTAATAACACTTTGAAAGGAAATCTGACttaatgcaaaagaaaaaatctgaataggaataaagtaataaagcaGCGAAAAATATAAACTTCCAGGACTTgtgtaatgaatgtttttattcaatgagagagatttatagtttattgtttaattacaaaaacaccTAGTGTTGGAATAATCCACTTATTGGTGAACCTTTAGGATGTAATCTTAAACAAGTTTGTtgtgaataagaaacaatatgtTTGCTTTGGGTAACTGGTTATGAAGTAGAAATCCTATAAAACGTTTAGTTTGAACTTGAGATGACATAGAATAATACAAAATCAGAGCTATGATTCTATGACAAGTGGTTTTAGAGTTATGAACAGAAATGTTAGCAGGTGTGCTTTGTTTTCAGATTCCCTGAAACATTTCTACTGACTGACATTTCAAATGTCTCTAATGACTACATTAATGActgtattaatatttagaatacAGAAATTAGCCTTAGATTTAATCCTAACCAGCTCACAGATAATCAGTGAACAGGGGGGTTAAACCTCACTGCCTGGTAAGCAGGGGATCCCTGAGTCACAGCATCCACGAGGGCAAAAGGTGGAGGCAACGACACATCCTGCTCCATTCTCTCCACCTGTGCTTCTGCCTGGTCCTGCTCTCGCTTTGCTCTTTCCAGAGCATGCAGCTTATGAAGGGCCTCTTCAATCTCCACCATGATCGCTTTGTGATCATTCTGCAAACCTTACGGGCAAAGAGCATACAgcaaaatcaaatatttaaaataataataaataaataaatatataaataaataaataaatcggggggcacggtggcttagtggttagcacgttcgcctcacacctccagggtcggggttcgattcccgcctccaccttgtgtgtgtggagtttgcatgttctccccgtgcctcgggggtttcctccaggtactccggtttcctcccccggtccaaagacatgcatggtaggttgattggcatctctggaaaattgtccatagtgtgtgattgtgtgagtgaatgagtgtgtgtgtgtgccctgcgatgggttggcactccgtccagggtgtatcctgccttgatgcccgatgacgcctgagataggcacaggctccccgtgacccgaggtagttcggataagcggtagaagatgaatgaatgaaataaataaatcaacgtTTAATAATTGTTCAGTTTAGTAAACAGGTCAAGCGCACAGACATTTCAGACAGCTGTATGTGAAGGCCAGCTGTCTCAGTGGCatcaataattttattaaagaatgtcaCCTCTGGAAACATTGCcggtaggtggattggctagTCTACTAGCCACTAGGTGTGAATGTATGCGTGTGGTGGGCAGGGGGTTGGGGGTAGGCAGGA includes these proteins:
- the psmd9 gene encoding 26S proteasome non-ATPase regulatory subunit 9 gives rise to the protein MKMTEENSPEKFTLTTEDVQRLIKKKDEIEEQIKAYYDVLEDQGNVGMHASLVDVEGFPRADVDLFQVRTARHSISCLQNDHKAIMVEIEEALHKLHALERAKREQDQAEAQVERMEQDVSLPPPFALVDAVTQGSPAYQAGLCVGDEVVEFGSVNPSTFHNLQNIATVVQHSEGKSVSVSVIRNGQKVRLSLTPQRWSGRGLLGCNIVPIHR